A window from Theropithecus gelada isolate Dixy chromosome 1, Tgel_1.0, whole genome shotgun sequence encodes these proteins:
- the GPR37L1 gene encoding prosaposin receptor GPR37L1 isoform X3 encodes MLLALVVFAVGIVGNLSVMCIVWHSYYLKSAWNSILASLALWDFLVLFFCLPIVIFNEITKQRLLGDVSCRAVPFMEVSSLGVTTFSLCALGIDRFHVATSTLPKVRPIERCQSILAKLAVIWVGSMTLAVPELLLWQLAQEPAPTMGTLDSCIMKPSASLPESLYSLVMTYQNARMWWYFGCYFCLPILFTVTCQLVTWRVRGPPGRKSECRASKHEQCESQLNSTVVGLTVVYAFCTLPENVCNIVVAYLSTELTRQTLDLLGLINQFSAFFKGAITPVLLLCICRPLGRAFLDCCCCCCCEECGGASEASAASGSDNKLKTEVSSSIYFHKPRESPPLLPLGTPC; translated from the exons ATGCTCCTGGCGCTGGTGGTGTTTGCGGTGGGCATCGTGGGCAACCTGTCGGTCATGTGCATCGTGTGGCACAGCTACTACCTGAAGAGCGCCTGGAACTCTATCCTTGCCAGCCTGGCCCTCTGGGATTTTCTGGtcctctttttctgcctccctaTTGTCATCTTCAATGAGATCACCAAGCAGAGGCTACTGGGTGACGTTTCTTGTCGGGCTGTGCCCTTCATGGAG GTCTCCTCTCTGGGAGTCACGACTTTCAGCCTCTGTGCCCTGGGCATTGACCGCTTCCACGTGGCCACCAGCACCCTGCCCAAGGTGAGGCCCATCGAGCGGTGCCAATCTATCCTGGCCAAGCTGGCTGTCATCTGGGTGGGCTCCATGACGCTGGCCGTGCCCGAGCTCCTGCTGTGGCAGCTGGCACAGGAGCCTGCCCCCACCATGGGCACCCTGGACTCGTGCATCATGAAACCCTCAGCCAGCCTGCCCGAGTCCCTGTACTCACTGGTGATGACCTACCAGAACGCCCGCATGTGGTGGTACTTTGGCTGCTACTTCTGCCTGCCCATCCTCTTCACGGTCACCTGCCAGCTGGTGACGTGGCGGGTGCGAGGCCCTCCGGGGAGGAAGTCGGAGTGCAGGGCCAGCAAGCACGAGCAGTGTGAGAGCCAGCTCAACAGCACCGTGGTGGGCCTGACCGTGGTCTACGCCTTCTGCACCCTCCCAGAGAACGTCTGCAACATTGTGGTGGCCTACCTCTCCACCGAGCTGACCCGCCAGACCCTGGACCTCCTGGGCCTCATCAACCAGTTCTCTGCCTTCTTCAAGGGCGCCATCACCCCGGTGCTGCTCCTATGCATCTGCAGGCCGCTGGGCCGGGCCTTCCTggactgctgctgctgctgctgctgtgaggAGTGCGGCGGGGCTTCGGAGGCCTCGGCCGCCAGTGGCTCGGACAACAAGCTCAAGACCGAGGTGTCCTCTTCCATCTACTTCCACAAGCCCAGGGAGTCACCCCCGCTCCTGCCCCTGGGCACACCTTGCTGA
- the ARL8A gene encoding ADP-ribosylation factor-like protein 8A isoform X1: MIALFNKLLDWFKALFWKEEMELTLVGLQYSGKTTFVNVIASGQFNEDMIPTVGFNMRKITKGNVTIKLWDIGGQPRFRSMWERYCRGVSAIVYMVDAADQEKIEASKNELHNLLDKPQLQGIPVLVLGNKRDLPGALDEKELIEKMNLSAIQDREICCYSISCKEKDNIDITLQWLIQHSKSRRS; this comes from the exons ATGATCGCTTTGTTCAACAAGCTGCTGGACTGGTTCAAGGCCCTATTCTGGAAGGAGGAGATGGAGCTCACGCTGGTCGGGCTTCAGTACTCGGGCAAGACCACCTTCGTCAACGTGATCGCG TCAGGACAGTTCAACGAGGACATGATCCCCACCGTGGGTTTCAACATGCGCAAAATCACCAAAGGGAATGTGACTATCAAG CTCTGGGACATTGGGGGACAGCCGCGTTTCCGCAGCATGTGGGAGCGCTACTGCCGAGGAGTGAGCGCCATCGT GTACATGGTGGATGCTGCTGACCAGGAGAAGATTGAGGCCTCTAAGAACGAGCTCCACAACCTACTGGACAAACCTCAGCTGCAGGGCATCCCG GTCTTAGTCCTGGGTAACAAGCGAGACCTTCCGGGAGCATTGGATGAGAAGGAGCTGATTGAGAAAAT GAATCTGTCTGCCATCCAGGACCGAGAGATCTGCTGCTACTCCATCTCCTGCAAAGAAAAGGACAACATTG ACATCACCCTACAGTGGCTTATTCAACACTCAAAGTCACGGAGAAGCTGA
- the GPR37L1 gene encoding prosaposin receptor GPR37L1 isoform X1, producing the protein MRWLWPLAVSLAVILAVGLSRVSGGAPLHLGRHRAETQEQQNRSKRGTEDEEAKGVQQYVPEEWSEYPRPIHPAGRQPTKPLVATSPNPDKDGGTPGSRQELRGNLTGAPGQRLQIQNPLYPVTESSYSAYAIMLLALVVFAVGIVGNLSVMCIVWHSYYLKSAWNSILASLALWDFLVLFFCLPIVIFNEITKQRLLGDVSCRAVPFMEVSSLGVTTFSLCALGIDRFHVATSTLPKVRPIERCQSILAKLAVIWVGSMTLAVPELLLWQLAQEPAPTMGTLDSCIMKPSASLPESLYSLVMTYQNARMWWYFGCYFCLPILFTVTCQLVTWRVRGPPGRKSECRASKHEQCESQLNSTVVGLTVVYAFCTLPENVCNIVVAYLSTELTRQTLDLLGLINQFSAFFKGAITPVLLLCICRPLGRAFLDCCCCCCCEECGGASEASAASGSDNKLKTEVSSSIYFHKPRESPPLLPLGTPC; encoded by the exons ATGCGGTGGCTGTGGCCCCTGGCTGTCTCTCTTGCTGTGATTTTGGCTGTGGGGCTAAGCAGGGTCTCTGGGGGTGCCCCCCTGCACCTGGGAAGGCACAGAGCCGAGACCCAGGAGCAGCAGAACCGATCCAAGAGGGGCACCGAGGATGAGGAGGCCAAGGGAGTGCAGCAGTATGTGCCTGAGGAGTGGTCGGAGTACCCCCGGCCCATTCACCCTGCTGGACGGCAGCCCACCAAGCCCTTGGTGGCCACCAGCCCTAATCCTGACAAGGATGGGGGCACCCCAGGCAGCAGGCAGGAGCTGAGGGGTAATCTGACGGGGGCAccggggcagaggctgcagatcCAGAACCCCCTGTATCCGGTGACCGAGAGCTCCTACAGTGCCTATGCCATCATGCTCCTGGCGCTGGTGGTGTTTGCGGTGGGCATCGTGGGCAACCTGTCGGTCATGTGCATCGTGTGGCACAGCTACTACCTGAAGAGCGCCTGGAACTCTATCCTTGCCAGCCTGGCCCTCTGGGATTTTCTGGtcctctttttctgcctccctaTTGTCATCTTCAATGAGATCACCAAGCAGAGGCTACTGGGTGACGTTTCTTGTCGGGCTGTGCCCTTCATGGAG GTCTCCTCTCTGGGAGTCACGACTTTCAGCCTCTGTGCCCTGGGCATTGACCGCTTCCACGTGGCCACCAGCACCCTGCCCAAGGTGAGGCCCATCGAGCGGTGCCAATCTATCCTGGCCAAGCTGGCTGTCATCTGGGTGGGCTCCATGACGCTGGCCGTGCCCGAGCTCCTGCTGTGGCAGCTGGCACAGGAGCCTGCCCCCACCATGGGCACCCTGGACTCGTGCATCATGAAACCCTCAGCCAGCCTGCCCGAGTCCCTGTACTCACTGGTGATGACCTACCAGAACGCCCGCATGTGGTGGTACTTTGGCTGCTACTTCTGCCTGCCCATCCTCTTCACGGTCACCTGCCAGCTGGTGACGTGGCGGGTGCGAGGCCCTCCGGGGAGGAAGTCGGAGTGCAGGGCCAGCAAGCACGAGCAGTGTGAGAGCCAGCTCAACAGCACCGTGGTGGGCCTGACCGTGGTCTACGCCTTCTGCACCCTCCCAGAGAACGTCTGCAACATTGTGGTGGCCTACCTCTCCACCGAGCTGACCCGCCAGACCCTGGACCTCCTGGGCCTCATCAACCAGTTCTCTGCCTTCTTCAAGGGCGCCATCACCCCGGTGCTGCTCCTATGCATCTGCAGGCCGCTGGGCCGGGCCTTCCTggactgctgctgctgctgctgctgtgaggAGTGCGGCGGGGCTTCGGAGGCCTCGGCCGCCAGTGGCTCGGACAACAAGCTCAAGACCGAGGTGTCCTCTTCCATCTACTTCCACAAGCCCAGGGAGTCACCCCCGCTCCTGCCCCTGGGCACACCTTGCTGA
- the GPR37L1 gene encoding prosaposin receptor GPR37L1 isoform X2 gives MRWLWPLAVSLAVILAVGLSRVSGGAPLHLGRHRAETQEQQNRSKRGTEDEEAKGVQQYVPEEWSEYPRPIHPAGRQPTKPLVATSPNPDKDGGTPGSRQELRGNLTGAPGQRLQIQNPLLALWDFLVLFFCLPIVIFNEITKQRLLGDVSCRAVPFMEVSSLGVTTFSLCALGIDRFHVATSTLPKVRPIERCQSILAKLAVIWVGSMTLAVPELLLWQLAQEPAPTMGTLDSCIMKPSASLPESLYSLVMTYQNARMWWYFGCYFCLPILFTVTCQLVTWRVRGPPGRKSECRASKHEQCESQLNSTVVGLTVVYAFCTLPENVCNIVVAYLSTELTRQTLDLLGLINQFSAFFKGAITPVLLLCICRPLGRAFLDCCCCCCCEECGGASEASAASGSDNKLKTEVSSSIYFHKPRESPPLLPLGTPC, from the exons ATGCGGTGGCTGTGGCCCCTGGCTGTCTCTCTTGCTGTGATTTTGGCTGTGGGGCTAAGCAGGGTCTCTGGGGGTGCCCCCCTGCACCTGGGAAGGCACAGAGCCGAGACCCAGGAGCAGCAGAACCGATCCAAGAGGGGCACCGAGGATGAGGAGGCCAAGGGAGTGCAGCAGTATGTGCCTGAGGAGTGGTCGGAGTACCCCCGGCCCATTCACCCTGCTGGACGGCAGCCCACCAAGCCCTTGGTGGCCACCAGCCCTAATCCTGACAAGGATGGGGGCACCCCAGGCAGCAGGCAGGAGCTGAGGGGTAATCTGACGGGGGCAccggggcagaggctgcagatcCAGAACCCCCT CCTGGCCCTCTGGGATTTTCTGGtcctctttttctgcctccctaTTGTCATCTTCAATGAGATCACCAAGCAGAGGCTACTGGGTGACGTTTCTTGTCGGGCTGTGCCCTTCATGGAG GTCTCCTCTCTGGGAGTCACGACTTTCAGCCTCTGTGCCCTGGGCATTGACCGCTTCCACGTGGCCACCAGCACCCTGCCCAAGGTGAGGCCCATCGAGCGGTGCCAATCTATCCTGGCCAAGCTGGCTGTCATCTGGGTGGGCTCCATGACGCTGGCCGTGCCCGAGCTCCTGCTGTGGCAGCTGGCACAGGAGCCTGCCCCCACCATGGGCACCCTGGACTCGTGCATCATGAAACCCTCAGCCAGCCTGCCCGAGTCCCTGTACTCACTGGTGATGACCTACCAGAACGCCCGCATGTGGTGGTACTTTGGCTGCTACTTCTGCCTGCCCATCCTCTTCACGGTCACCTGCCAGCTGGTGACGTGGCGGGTGCGAGGCCCTCCGGGGAGGAAGTCGGAGTGCAGGGCCAGCAAGCACGAGCAGTGTGAGAGCCAGCTCAACAGCACCGTGGTGGGCCTGACCGTGGTCTACGCCTTCTGCACCCTCCCAGAGAACGTCTGCAACATTGTGGTGGCCTACCTCTCCACCGAGCTGACCCGCCAGACCCTGGACCTCCTGGGCCTCATCAACCAGTTCTCTGCCTTCTTCAAGGGCGCCATCACCCCGGTGCTGCTCCTATGCATCTGCAGGCCGCTGGGCCGGGCCTTCCTggactgctgctgctgctgctgctgtgaggAGTGCGGCGGGGCTTCGGAGGCCTCGGCCGCCAGTGGCTCGGACAACAAGCTCAAGACCGAGGTGTCCTCTTCCATCTACTTCCACAAGCCCAGGGAGTCACCCCCGCTCCTGCCCCTGGGCACACCTTGCTGA
- the ARL8A gene encoding ADP-ribosylation factor-like protein 8A isoform X2 translates to MIALFNKLLDWFKALFWKEEMELTLVGLQYSGKTTFVNVIASGQFNEDMIPTVGFNMRKITKGNVTIKLWDIGGQPRFRSMWERYCRGVSAIVYMVDAADQEKIEASKNELHNLLDKPQLQGIPESVCHPGPRDLLLLHLLQRKGQH, encoded by the exons ATGATCGCTTTGTTCAACAAGCTGCTGGACTGGTTCAAGGCCCTATTCTGGAAGGAGGAGATGGAGCTCACGCTGGTCGGGCTTCAGTACTCGGGCAAGACCACCTTCGTCAACGTGATCGCG TCAGGACAGTTCAACGAGGACATGATCCCCACCGTGGGTTTCAACATGCGCAAAATCACCAAAGGGAATGTGACTATCAAG CTCTGGGACATTGGGGGACAGCCGCGTTTCCGCAGCATGTGGGAGCGCTACTGCCGAGGAGTGAGCGCCATCGT GTACATGGTGGATGCTGCTGACCAGGAGAAGATTGAGGCCTCTAAGAACGAGCTCCACAACCTACTGGACAAACCTCAGCTGCAGGGCATCCCG GAATCTGTCTGCCATCCAGGACCGAGAGATCTGCTGCTACTCCATCTCCTGCAAAGAAAAGGACAACATTG A